A stretch of Topomyia yanbarensis strain Yona2022 unplaced genomic scaffold, ASM3024719v1 HiC_scaffold_35, whole genome shotgun sequence DNA encodes these proteins:
- the LOC131695312 gene encoding stromelysin-1-like — MFRPTSVVLALVFILQVVLQIVRGAAILEGRPYHDEPYYPTDLDGANSTKYNELSAGLKWNKSLLTYNIINYPVAVPADLIRSSIRHAFDAWSEVTNLDFVESANAAQVDIQIGFEGVNHYRRGVPCQFSQEITLAHAFFPEAGDIHFNTKYFFTGDTSIEQFLNTAVHEIGHSLGLFHSSSRDSIMYGAQLELRSKPQPEDIQAIQAIYGVRSGIRPTTQAPTSATRPTVKVIKPRTTTNLCSLESYDTIVIDHRGHICVLADRFYYNLNETNPPARKISAKWPKLPPKVDAAVTYRDQKTYFFKGAQYWKYDKRQLEERYPRPTDVGFLGLPSSIDALLLSKGGGFLVFKDQQYWFYDTRKAKPVEWYYPKSTDEFAGFPKRLDAALVTAEGRRFIFSGLRYWEVDDNNYVIGRGGDVRRDWFNC; from the exons ATGTTTCGTCCTACCAGTGTTGTGCTAGCTCTAGTGTTTATACTTCAAGTGGTGCTACAAATTGTCCGAGGTGCTGCCATTCTCGAAGGGCGTCCCTACCATGACGAACCGTACTATCCAACCGATTTGGATGGGGCCAATTCCACAAAGTACAACGAATTATCCGCCGGTTTGAAATGGAACAAATCTTTGCTGACTTACAACATAATAAACTACCCGGTCGCCGTGCCTGCTGACTTAATTCGAAGCTCAATCCGACATGCGTTCGATGCGTGGAGCGAGGTCACCAATTTAGACTTTGTGGAAAGTGCCAACGCTGCCCAGGTGGACATTCAAATCGGTTTCGAGGGTGTGAATCATTACCGCAGAGGTGTGCCGTGCCAATTCAGCCAGGAAATCACGCTAGCTCATGCATTTTTTCCGGAAGCCGGCGACATTCACTTCAATACAAAGTATTTTTTCACCGGTGATACTTCAATAGAACAGTTTCTCAACACGGCCGTTCACGAGATTGGACACTCGTTGGGACTCTTTCATTCCTCATCGAGAGATTCCATCATGTACGGGGCACAATTGGAGCTCCGCTCCAAACCACAACCGGAAGATATTCAG GCCATTCAAGCTATTTATGGGGTTCGTTCTGGAATACGACCTACGACACAAGCACCGACATCTGCAACTCGCCCTACGGTCAAAGTAATCAAACCACGAACCACAACTAATCTCTGCTCTCTAGAATCCTACGACACCATCGTCATCGATCACCGCGGGCACATTTGCGTCCTAGCAGACCGCTTCTACTACAACCTAAACGAAACAAATCCTCCAGCCCGAAAAATATCCGCCAAATGGCCCAAGCTTCCACCAAAAGTGGATGCCGCCGTCACCTACCGTGATCAGAAGACGTACTTCTTCAAAGGTGCACAGTACTGGAAATATGACAAACGTCAACTGGAGGAACGCTACCCACGCCCAACCGACGTAGGGTTCCTAGGACTACCCTCGAGCATCGATGCATTGCTGCTTTCGAAAGGCGGGGGATTCCTCGTGTTTAAAGACCAACAGTACTGGTTTTACGATACGCGAAAAGCGAAACCAGTCGAGTGGTACTATCCGAAGTCGACTGATGAATTCGCGGGGTTCCCCAAACGGCTTGATGCTGCGCTGGTCACGGCGGAGGGGCGAAGATTTATTTTCAGCGGACTGAGATACTGGGAAGTAGACGATAATAACTATGTTATCGGTCGGGGAGGAGACGTGCGGAGAGATTGGTTCAACTGTTGA